One part of the Lytechinus pictus isolate F3 Inbred chromosome 3, Lp3.0, whole genome shotgun sequence genome encodes these proteins:
- the LOC129257909 gene encoding nuclear protein MDM1-like has protein sequence MPVRAKTSSEYVKKFRWNDSIKSASFTPTKEQNAPQAGMSSVDYADSFAITREPPLQRRRKPLQVDNKMTYTTKQFMTTPDSEDSSDIGKPNKIPGSSLSKTFLKKVDMPTITRPPIDKNLKTEKNKAIAANTRVISRPSQPPPPTKKVAPPSPTKTEKGPAFTKSDKHVPKAGGDASKTKSKAEQETDEALQYRAGIRARPGGPKYSSEYQRQFDWKQPSKESPLMAAEQMVHNSNANLAPYIPDKIHRHTEYQRQYKQQNHAGPLAQEQLMQNAQQEIKAKYRVKTKSKRAKKLTPDKHHPAGVPSVISHDDPRLVKSSQNPQRPFFPHATTRKWRSEYKSNFKTPEVFSYENGVWKGADPPHIQPRDDSSDRGAPKPEQLTRSKSVGDLPNWFSEVLELRERARDYQKRSRGTHFSREHLAQLLASQARLWEESSDQRSISSSISTQTSGSEKKDKPKEEPRPSTSAPGLGHEPTRRKLAWHANNNKAAEEPNQNIHTAPLDRRSSISSVTTPEPVPSTSSMSSDIESIEENGRLPTPTLVESEPSHGTKRHHLDRTTPAKGGALLTSPASRRRAHHVPKPTTTFPRQGEHMKPSSRTYVARSAPARAIIPGGITKGFEYDSDDDDDVDLDRTLTQGQQTPPRNPTQQKQLGRFLQTSPLAGRRTSDPHPLNDELISPGFQRHSERFYETSPGMPTIPSKIEPPKTWAAPRAGLKTAPHAGKGPLERPHSGSIAGRPQTAVPQTRDAASQQVQRLNSFMSPRSNGPESPDDWDLTPPRGGGRGRRDSDELSLSTMSNASSSTLASEVLERAKKRRDEFWGKEKRD, from the exons cGGATAGCTTTGCAATCACGCGGGAGCCACCACTCCAACGCAGGCGGAAACCGCTGCAAGTAGACAACAAGATGACCTACACTACGAAGCAGTTCATGACGACACCTGACTCGGAGGATAGCAGCGATATAGGCAAACCAAACAAGATACCTGGCTCATCACTTTCAAAGACTTTCCTCAAGAAAGTGGACATGCCTACAATAACCAG gcCGCCAATTGACAAGAATTTAAAGACAGAGAAAAACAAGGCAATTGCGGCAAACACGAGAGTTATATCCAGACCTAGTCAGCCACCTCCTCCGACGAAGAAGGTGGCCCCTCCATCTCCGACCAAGACAGAGAAAGGTCCAGCCTTCACCAAGTCAGATAAGCATGTTCCAAAAGCAGGAGGTGATGCTTCAAAAACAAAGAGCAAAGCTGAACAGGAA ACTGATGAAGCGTTACAGTACCGCGCTGGTATTCGTGCAAGGCCTGGTGGTCCTAAGTATTCATCAGAGTACCAACGACAGTTTGATTGGAAGCAACCGTCAAAAGAATCACCATTAATGGCAGCAGAACAG ATGGTACATAACTCCAATGCTAACCTGGCTCCTTATATACCCGATAAGATACACCGGCATACTGAATACCAGAGGCAATACAAGCAGCAAAACCATGCCGGTCCATTAGCACAAGAGCAGCTCATGCAGAATGCACAACAAGAAATCAAAGCAAAGTACAGAGTCAAAACAAAG AGCAAACGGGCCAAGAAGCTGACCCCTGATAAACATCATCCAGCTGGAGTACCATCGGTCATCTCACATGATGATCCAAGACTCGTCAAATCATCACAAAATCCACAGAGACCCTTCTTTCCACACGCTACAACAAG AAAATGGAGGTCAGAGTACAAATCCAACTTCAAGACCCCTGAGGTGTTTAGTTACGAGAATGGGGTGTGGAAGGGGGCTGATCCTCCCCATATCCAACCAAGGGATGACTCGTCTGATAGAGGGGCTCCTAAACCAGAGCAGCTGACCCGGTCTAAGTCTGTAGGAGATCTACCTAATTGGTTCTCAGAG GTTTTAGAATTGCGTGAGAGGGCAAGGGATTACCAGAAGCGTTCCCGAGGCACTCATTTCTCCCGGGAGCACCTGGCTCAACTGCTGGCTTCTCAGGCCAGGTTATGGGAGGAATCCAGTGATCAGCGTAGTATATCAAGCTCCATATCCACTCAGACTTCAGGCTCTGAGAAGAAAGA CAAACCAAAGGAGGAACCACGTCCCTCGACGAGCGCTCCAGGCTTGGGCCATGAACCAACAAGGAGGAAGCTAGCTTGGCATGCCAACAACAACAAAGCAGCGGAAGAACCAAATCAAAACATACACACTGCACCTCTTGACAGGAGATCAAG CATCAGCAGTGTTACAACCCCAGAACCAGTGCCCAGCACGTCCTCCATGAGTTCAGATATCGAGAGCATCGAAGAGAACGGGCGGCTCCCGACCCCAACCCTCGTAGAGTCTGAGCCATCACATGGAACCAAGAGGCATCATTTAGACAGGACCACTCCTGCAAAAG GAGGAGCCTTGCTGACATCGCCAGCATCAAGGAGGAGGGCCCACCATGTTCCTAAACCTACCACGACTTTCCCTAGGCAAGGGGAACATATGAAGCCAAGTAGTCGTACATATGTTGCAAGATCTGCCCCTGCGAGAG CAATCATTCCTGGAGGCATCACTAAAGGCTTTGAGTAtgatagtgatgacgatgatgatgttgatctCGACCGAACACTCACGCAGGGCCAGCAAACACCACCCCGTAATCCTACACAGCAAAAACAA CTTGGAAGATTCTTGCAAACCTCGCCACTAGCTGGTAGGAGAACCTCCGACCCTCATCCACTCAACGATGAACTGATATCCCCAGGCTTCCAAAGGCACTCGGAAAGATTCTATGAAACCAGTCCTGGGATGCCCACAATTCCAAGCAAGATCGAACCGCCAAAGACGTGGGCGGCCCCTCGGGCGGGTCTAAAAACAGCTCCTCATGCTGGGAAAG GCCCCCTTGAAAGACCCCACTCAGGAAGCATCGCAGGACGGCCACAGACGGCTGTCCCGCAAACAAGAGACGCAGCCTCTCAGCAGGTCCAGCGACTCAATTCTTTCATGTCCCCCAGATCCAACGGTCCAGAGTCTCCTGACGATTGGGACCTGACCCCTCCCAGGGGCGGGGGAAGGGGGAGGAGAGACAGCGATGAGCTCTCGTTATCAACCATGTCCAATGCATCCAGCTCCACGCTGGCGTCGGAGGTGCTGGAGAGAGCAAAGAAGAGGCGTGATGAGTTCTGGGGTAAAGAGAAGAGAGATTGA